One region of Syntrophobacter fumaroxidans MPOB genomic DNA includes:
- a CDS encoding argonaute/piwi family protein: MLLNFSPIEFEDTEIEPGFFPYGTDGEQVLKELRQQYRATHVFRRDGPDQIIAVPVVADAQRLGEKPKKIRLKENLGLTASLIRNSLINYLVGLPRIVTNYDAIRFIAQEDILHSSLPPGVTCPDWIGVRLLYEMAVRPIYFFRQEPFIAAVIDVRTTRILDRTVGELLENGFSPVGHYVATRVSKYQDPRIAPRAELLGKVEAVEANTLALVDSKDHLQSVDANEVWLEKRAFSACLAHAFQGKDQLIGSDLEKARADLRSGPTKLRRINSIVEFFASKQYFLAPGISFKFTPLLSDDSKRQFPPLELAPKPTYIFDQTGSKTSTWNDGGLDQHGPYTAKVFTPNRPKLCVICQREQKGRVEQFLHKFINGIVLPTAVPSYRGRQKRNYFEKGLLRKYALQDVTYEFFLAEDRQPRSYKEACRQALEQHGAGMKWDLALVQIEESFHQLPVSQNPYFITKGSFLAHQIPVQEFEIETAQKNDRELQYSLNNMALATYAKMNGIPWLLKANPTIAHELIIGLGSANIADGRLGDSERYVGITTVFSGDGNYHLTNVSRAVTIDCYQKAFLEALRKAVSKVQQDMNWQPKDHVRLVFHASFKRFRQDEVNSVKLLMSELGNYEVEYAFLQLSEQHPYLLFDKSQSGVVDFETKRTKGVFAPKRASTLQLSKRAVLLCLTGPSEVKRPEDGVPSPLLLELHRDSSFTDMTYLSRQVFAFSCHSWRTFLPASVPVTIQYSDLIARTLGHLSLFEKWDPDVMLGRIGKTRWFL; encoded by the coding sequence GTGCTACTAAACTTCTCACCCATCGAATTTGAGGATACCGAAATCGAACCAGGCTTTTTTCCCTACGGCACTGACGGTGAGCAGGTGCTTAAAGAGTTGCGCCAACAATATAGAGCAACGCATGTCTTTCGCAGAGATGGCCCTGATCAGATCATTGCTGTCCCCGTCGTTGCTGATGCTCAGAGGCTTGGTGAGAAACCGAAGAAAATACGCCTCAAGGAGAACCTCGGCCTTACAGCTTCTCTCATCCGTAATTCCCTCATCAATTATCTGGTTGGCCTCCCCCGGATTGTCACTAACTACGACGCTATACGCTTTATTGCGCAGGAAGATATATTGCACTCTAGTCTTCCGCCTGGCGTTACCTGCCCCGACTGGATCGGAGTGCGGTTGCTCTATGAGATGGCTGTGCGCCCGATCTATTTTTTCAGACAAGAACCATTTATCGCAGCAGTTATTGATGTCAGAACTACACGAATTTTGGATCGCACCGTCGGGGAACTGCTCGAAAATGGATTCTCACCTGTAGGACATTACGTTGCCACAAGAGTATCAAAGTATCAGGACCCGAGGATAGCTCCACGGGCCGAGCTTCTGGGGAAAGTCGAAGCTGTTGAGGCGAACACGCTTGCTCTCGTTGATTCTAAGGACCACTTACAGTCCGTCGATGCTAATGAGGTTTGGCTTGAAAAAAGGGCATTCTCAGCCTGCTTAGCTCATGCATTCCAGGGTAAAGACCAGCTAATCGGGTCGGATCTTGAGAAGGCACGTGCAGATCTCCGTTCTGGTCCTACGAAGCTGCGTCGAATCAATAGCATCGTCGAGTTTTTCGCATCCAAGCAGTACTTCTTGGCACCAGGTATTTCCTTCAAGTTCACACCGCTTCTCAGTGACGATTCAAAGAGGCAGTTCCCTCCATTGGAACTTGCGCCGAAGCCGACCTACATCTTTGACCAAACCGGCTCTAAAACTAGCACATGGAATGATGGGGGCCTGGATCAGCATGGCCCCTATACTGCAAAAGTGTTCACACCAAACCGTCCAAAACTTTGTGTTATCTGCCAAAGGGAACAGAAAGGCCGAGTCGAGCAATTCCTCCATAAATTCATCAACGGAATTGTCCTTCCAACCGCAGTACCATCTTATCGGGGCCGACAGAAAAGGAACTACTTCGAGAAAGGCTTGTTGCGGAAGTATGCGCTTCAGGATGTTACCTACGAATTTTTTCTGGCAGAAGATCGCCAACCCCGATCTTACAAGGAAGCGTGTAGGCAAGCTCTGGAGCAACATGGGGCGGGAATGAAGTGGGACCTCGCTCTCGTACAGATTGAGGAGAGTTTCCACCAGCTACCAGTAAGTCAAAATCCTTACTTTATTACGAAAGGGAGTTTTTTGGCTCATCAAATTCCGGTCCAGGAATTCGAAATCGAAACGGCGCAGAAAAACGACCGCGAACTCCAATATTCTCTAAATAACATGGCGCTGGCCACATATGCAAAAATGAACGGAATTCCCTGGCTTCTGAAAGCGAACCCAACCATCGCTCATGAGCTTATTATTGGTTTGGGGAGTGCCAACATTGCTGATGGTCGGCTTGGTGACAGTGAAAGATATGTTGGAATTACGACGGTTTTTAGCGGCGATGGCAACTACCATCTTACGAATGTCTCAAGAGCCGTCACAATTGACTGCTACCAAAAGGCTTTTCTTGAAGCCCTTAGGAAGGCGGTCTCCAAGGTTCAGCAAGATATGAATTGGCAGCCAAAGGATCACGTCCGCCTTGTTTTTCATGCTTCCTTCAAGCGATTTAGACAAGATGAAGTAAATTCCGTCAAGTTGCTGATGAGTGAATTGGGGAACTACGAAGTTGAATACGCCTTTCTTCAGCTCAGTGAACAGCATCCGTACTTGCTTTTTGATAAAAGTCAGAGCGGCGTAGTAGACTTTGAAACCAAGCGGACAAAGGGCGTTTTCGCACCGAAGCGTGCTTCAACTCTGCAACTGTCCAAACGTGCTGTGCTTTTATGCCTGACGGGACCATCGGAAGTAAAGCGACCTGAGGACGGGGTGCCGAGCCCACTTCTGCTTGAACTTCACAGAGATTCGTCATTTACAGACATGACGTACTTATCCCGGCAAGTGTTTGCATTCTCTTGTCACTCATGGCGCACCTTTTTGCCTGCATCTGTCCCGGTGACAATCCAGTACTCTGATTTGATCGCCAGGACACTCGGGCATTTATCGCTGTTTGAAAAATGGGACCCGGATGTCATGCTGGGAAGAATTGGCAAAACGCGATGGTTCCTGTGA
- a CDS encoding transposase domain-containing protein, giving the protein METARACGLEPYQYLRFLFEKLPYAQTREEHLALLPQRLTPDCLADFMACA; this is encoded by the coding sequence ATTGAAACTGCCAGGGCCTGCGGCCTTGAACCGTACCAATACCTGCGGTTTTTGTTTGAAAAGCTCCCTTATGCTCAAACCCGGGAGGAGCACCTTGCCCTCCTGCCACAACGACTCACCCCGGATTGCCTGGCCGACTTCATGGCCTGCGCATAG
- a CDS encoding acyltransferase family protein, translating to MDSNALDIGASSSGVKPLSGVIPVPLPVSQTRLWSLDRLKVVLTFLVIAHHAGQAYGSTGGFWFYENAERWLYLRQFFWMNASFFMGLFFFISAVFVPGSYERKGGAAFVKDKAIRFGAPLLIFVLLVNPVLMYLSYINFRGGALPFTAYLTQIYFGMGPKPAGLRGPLWPDINCGHLWFLEHLLVYSILFAVLRFVWRRPMDPKPDRGKAEAPGDLAILGYAVALTLVSLLVRTRYPIDKWMFVLDFIQSEPAHLPQYLSLFILGTVAMRKGWLQTTPRARGLRWLCIGIGAVVAGGLVRFDLIPFPPEAKGIFFVTAECFIATGFTVGLCTLFREFFNNTTPLWQVLGADAYGAYLVHVPIVVALQYAIGNVPAGAVQKFLLVTIAGIPLSYLASHYLRKLPGVARVV from the coding sequence ATGGACAGCAATGCATTGGATATTGGCGCCAGTTCATCGGGAGTGAAGCCTTTGTCGGGCGTTATTCCTGTTCCCTTGCCGGTCTCGCAGACCCGTCTCTGGTCGCTTGACCGGTTGAAGGTGGTGTTGACCTTTCTGGTGATCGCACACCATGCAGGCCAGGCCTACGGCTCAACCGGCGGCTTCTGGTTTTACGAGAATGCCGAGCGCTGGCTATATCTGCGCCAGTTCTTCTGGATGAATGCCAGCTTCTTCATGGGCCTTTTCTTCTTCATCTCCGCTGTTTTCGTTCCCGGTTCCTACGAACGCAAAGGCGGGGCTGCCTTCGTAAAAGACAAGGCCATCCGTTTCGGAGCCCCCCTGCTGATATTCGTGCTATTGGTCAACCCGGTGCTGATGTACCTCTCCTACATAAATTTCCGGGGAGGCGCTTTGCCTTTTACCGCCTACCTGACCCAGATCTATTTCGGCATGGGACCGAAGCCGGCCGGCCTCAGAGGACCGCTCTGGCCGGACATCAACTGCGGGCATCTCTGGTTCTTGGAGCACCTGCTGGTTTACTCTATTCTTTTCGCTGTGTTACGTTTCGTGTGGCGGCGTCCGATGGACCCGAAACCGGATCGCGGCAAAGCGGAAGCGCCCGGAGACCTCGCCATCCTCGGATATGCTGTTGCACTGACGCTGGTCTCACTGCTGGTCCGGACCCGGTACCCAATCGACAAGTGGATGTTTGTGCTGGATTTTATCCAGTCGGAACCGGCCCACCTCCCGCAGTATCTGAGCCTGTTCATACTGGGCACGGTAGCCATGCGCAAAGGCTGGCTCCAGACCACTCCAAGGGCCAGGGGGCTGAGATGGCTCTGTATCGGAATCGGGGCTGTTGTCGCCGGAGGATTGGTCCGATTCGACCTCATACCCTTCCCGCCGGAGGCGAAGGGAATCTTCTTCGTCACCGCCGAATGTTTCATCGCTACAGGGTTCACCGTGGGCCTCTGCACGCTTTTTCGCGAATTTTTCAACAACACTACCCCATTGTGGCAGGTGCTCGGCGCCGACGCCTATGGCGCATACCTGGTGCATGTGCCGATCGTAGTGGCGCTCCAATACGCAATCGGCAACGTGCCGGCGGGGGCCGTCCAGAAATTCTTACTGGTAACCATTGCGGGAATCCCGCTCTCTTATCTTGCCTCTCATTACCTCAGAAAGCTGCCCGGGGTCGCGCGCGTGGTATAG
- a CDS encoding site-2 protease family protein — MPSYANARKDVGKINLFRVGGIRISIDFSWFVIFVLILWSLSVGYFPREFPAQNAYSYWGAGIVATLLFFLSVIFHELAHSLIAIRSGLQIPEITLFIFGGISKLSEDAKDAADEFKIAVVGPLSSFVLAVVFMFLEKAARSMQLPMTAVIFGYLTWINFALAVFNLIPGFPLDGGRILRAFLWWKTGSLTNATKYASDVGKGLAVAMMILGGIQIFGGMLIGGLWLIFIGAFLRGVAEGSYQEVLMRQSLEGVKVDEVMVREVIGVPPDLPVSRLISAYLLRYGYKGYPVMERAGEPIGIVEIFHIKDIHEEDRQSRTVAEVMEPINPDLVVEPDLPLIDALKKIGDSDLGRLLVIQDKQMVGLITKSGLNRFLEIRSILGS, encoded by the coding sequence ATGCCCTCCTACGCGAATGCCCGAAAAGACGTCGGGAAGATCAATTTGTTCAGGGTCGGCGGGATCCGGATATCCATCGACTTCTCGTGGTTCGTCATTTTCGTGCTGATTCTGTGGAGTCTGTCCGTGGGGTATTTTCCGCGGGAGTTTCCGGCCCAGAACGCCTACAGCTACTGGGGAGCCGGGATCGTGGCCACGCTCCTGTTCTTCCTGTCGGTGATCTTTCATGAGCTGGCCCACTCCCTGATCGCGATTCGTTCCGGGCTGCAGATTCCCGAGATCACCCTCTTTATTTTCGGCGGGATCTCGAAATTGTCGGAAGACGCCAAGGACGCCGCCGACGAGTTCAAAATCGCGGTCGTGGGGCCTCTGAGCAGCTTCGTGCTGGCGGTTGTCTTCATGTTCCTCGAAAAAGCCGCCCGCTCCATGCAACTCCCGATGACGGCCGTCATATTCGGCTATCTCACCTGGATCAATTTCGCTCTGGCCGTTTTCAACCTCATCCCCGGCTTCCCCCTGGACGGCGGCCGCATACTGCGCGCGTTTCTCTGGTGGAAGACGGGGTCTCTGACCAACGCCACGAAATACGCCTCGGACGTGGGAAAGGGATTGGCAGTGGCCATGATGATCCTCGGAGGGATACAGATTTTCGGCGGAATGCTGATCGGAGGTTTGTGGCTCATCTTCATCGGGGCTTTTCTCAGGGGGGTGGCCGAGGGAAGCTACCAGGAAGTCCTGATGCGGCAGTCCCTGGAGGGAGTGAAGGTCGATGAGGTCATGGTGAGAGAAGTCATCGGCGTGCCTCCGGACCTGCCCGTGAGCCGCCTCATTTCGGCCTATCTGCTGCGCTACGGCTACAAGGGATACCCCGTGATGGAAAGGGCCGGTGAGCCCATCGGCATCGTGGAAATATTCCACATCAAGGACATCCATGAAGAGGACCGCCAATCCCGGACCGTCGCCGAGGTGATGGAACCGATCAACCCCGACCTCGTCGTGGAACCGGACTTGCCCTTGATCGATGCGCTGAAGAAGATCGGCGACAGCGATCTGGGGCGTCTGCTCGTGATTCAAGACAAACAGATGGTCGGTCTGATCACCAAGAGCGGCCTGAACCGTTTCCTCGAGATCCGCAGCATCCTGGGGTCATGA
- a CDS encoding FeoA family protein, which produces MPNDMKQGCGCCKGMRASVPGQVPLRDVKSGKRFRVAGIRGGRHLCARMAAMGIYPGVEMEILCGGCGCPCLVRVHGGTLSLGEGVSDKIFVTAVA; this is translated from the coding sequence ATGCCAAACGACATGAAGCAGGGCTGTGGCTGCTGTAAAGGCATGAGGGCCTCCGTGCCCGGCCAGGTGCCGCTTCGAGATGTGAAATCGGGGAAGCGGTTTCGAGTGGCCGGCATCCGGGGGGGGCGGCATCTCTGTGCGAGGATGGCGGCTATGGGGATCTATCCCGGCGTGGAAATGGAGATATTGTGTGGCGGTTGCGGGTGTCCCTGCCTGGTGCGCGTTCACGGCGGCACCTTGAGCCTCGGGGAGGGAGTTTCCGACAAGATCTTCGTGACGGCCGTGGCGTAG
- a CDS encoding FeoA family protein → MTLVPLRKMSAGQKGIIAKVKASGELGRRIRDMGLVPGTTFQVQGRAPLKDPVAIRIRNFTLSLRNSEADYIEVEVEEPA, encoded by the coding sequence ATGACGCTCGTCCCATTGCGTAAGATGTCCGCGGGCCAGAAAGGAATCATTGCCAAGGTGAAGGCGTCGGGGGAGCTGGGAAGGCGCATCCGCGACATGGGGCTGGTGCCCGGCACAACGTTCCAGGTGCAGGGGCGCGCTCCGCTAAAGGATCCCGTGGCCATTCGGATCCGCAATTTCACCTTGAGTCTGCGCAACAGCGAGGCGGACTACATAGAAGTCGAGGTCGAGGAACCGGCATGA
- the feoB gene encoding ferrous iron transport protein B — MSDAEREFLMALAGNPNCGKTTLFNAVTGARQHVGNYPGITVEKKEGFHTLNGTRIRLVDLPGTYSLTAYSMEELVARDFLVNDRPRVVIDIVDASNLERNLYLTVQLLELGTPLVIALNMMDAAAARGIEIDAAELARRLRLPVIPTVARTGKGKDELLAAAVGEATKDRAWEPLHVSYGPDVDPALREMEKNIRDAGFLTDVFPARWTALKVLEGDEQVLGKGREADPELSRKLEATAARVAEHLEKTLDSYPEAIIADHRYGFIASLLRNGVVRQNRKADRLYLSDQLDRVLTNRFLGPIIMMAILYAVYQFTFNYSRLPVELLESGFNILGRYTESTLPDGPVKSLVVSGIIDGVGGIIGFVPLIVFMFLSIALLEDTGYLARVAYMLDRVFRSFGLHGSSVMAFIISGGIAGGCAVPGVMATRTLRSSKERLATLLTAPFMNCGAKLPVFAMLIAAFFPERRAVMMFVLTLLSWSAALLLAKLIRVTILRGPSTPFLLELPPYRLPTFKGLLIHTWERTWQYIRKAGTIILAISILFWALMSFPGLSETQRQAFDAKRQDVLRQIPEDVKPEVPGRGQDAGTASAAAWRDRLLAVDREEAESALKHSFAGRIGTALEGITRWTGFDWRLNVALLSGFAAKELIISTLGTAYSLGESGKDEELSLSARLAADKSWNPLQAFAVIVFIMLYAPCLATVTCIIKESGTWKWGVFSMAFNTAIAFALAILVYQGGLWLGMGT; from the coding sequence ATGAGCGACGCGGAGCGCGAATTCCTGATGGCGCTGGCGGGCAATCCCAATTGCGGCAAGACCACGCTTTTCAACGCTGTAACCGGGGCCCGCCAGCACGTGGGCAACTATCCGGGCATCACGGTGGAAAAAAAGGAAGGTTTCCACACGTTGAACGGAACCCGGATCCGCCTGGTGGACCTGCCGGGAACCTACTCGCTCACCGCCTATTCGATGGAAGAGCTGGTGGCGCGCGATTTCCTGGTAAATGACCGGCCCCGGGTGGTGATCGATATCGTGGATGCGTCCAACCTGGAACGGAACCTGTACCTGACGGTCCAACTCCTGGAGCTGGGCACCCCCCTGGTGATCGCGTTGAACATGATGGACGCGGCCGCGGCCAGGGGGATCGAAATCGACGCGGCGGAACTGGCCAGGCGGCTGCGACTGCCCGTCATCCCTACCGTGGCGCGCACCGGAAAAGGCAAGGACGAACTGCTTGCGGCCGCGGTCGGCGAGGCGACCAAGGACCGGGCGTGGGAGCCTTTGCATGTTTCCTACGGCCCCGACGTTGACCCGGCGTTGCGCGAGATGGAGAAAAATATTAGGGATGCCGGATTCTTGACCGACGTCTTCCCGGCGCGCTGGACCGCCCTGAAGGTCCTGGAAGGGGATGAGCAGGTGCTGGGAAAAGGCCGGGAAGCCGATCCCGAACTGTCCCGGAAACTCGAAGCCACCGCCGCCCGGGTTGCGGAGCACCTCGAAAAGACGCTCGACAGCTACCCGGAAGCGATCATCGCCGACCATCGCTACGGATTCATAGCGTCGCTTCTGCGCAACGGCGTCGTCAGGCAGAACCGCAAAGCCGACCGACTGTATCTTTCGGACCAGCTGGACCGGGTTCTGACCAACCGGTTTCTGGGTCCCATCATCATGATGGCGATTCTCTACGCGGTCTATCAGTTCACCTTCAATTACAGCAGGCTGCCGGTGGAGTTGCTGGAATCGGGGTTCAATATCCTGGGACGTTACACGGAGTCGACGCTTCCGGACGGACCGGTGAAATCCCTCGTCGTTTCGGGAATCATCGATGGAGTCGGGGGAATCATCGGCTTCGTGCCGCTCATCGTGTTCATGTTTCTGTCCATCGCCCTGCTCGAGGACACGGGATACCTCGCCAGGGTCGCCTATATGCTGGACCGGGTATTCCGGAGCTTCGGGCTGCACGGCAGCTCGGTCATGGCGTTCATCATTTCGGGCGGCATCGCGGGAGGCTGCGCCGTGCCGGGCGTTATGGCCACCCGGACGCTGCGCAGCTCCAAGGAGCGGCTGGCCACCCTTCTGACGGCGCCTTTCATGAACTGCGGGGCCAAATTGCCGGTGTTCGCCATGTTGATTGCCGCATTTTTCCCCGAACGGCGCGCCGTCATGATGTTCGTGCTCACGCTGCTCTCCTGGTCGGCCGCCCTGCTCCTTGCAAAGTTGATCCGAGTGACCATCCTTCGGGGTCCGAGCACTCCCTTTCTGCTGGAGCTGCCCCCTTACCGCCTCCCCACTTTCAAGGGGTTGCTCATCCACACCTGGGAGCGCACTTGGCAGTACATTCGGAAAGCGGGGACCATCATTCTCGCGATTTCGATCCTTTTCTGGGCCCTGATGTCCTTCCCGGGGCTTTCGGAGACTCAGCGGCAGGCATTCGACGCGAAGCGTCAAGACGTGCTGCGGCAAATCCCCGAGGACGTGAAACCCGAAGTGCCCGGCCGGGGACAGGATGCGGGGACGGCTTCCGCGGCTGCATGGCGCGACCGGCTCCTGGCCGTCGACCGGGAAGAGGCGGAGTCGGCACTGAAGCATTCCTTCGCGGGCAGAATCGGCACCGCGCTCGAAGGAATCACCCGCTGGACCGGCTTTGACTGGCGACTCAACGTTGCGCTGCTCTCGGGATTCGCGGCCAAGGAATTGATCATCTCCACTCTCGGCACAGCCTACTCCCTGGGCGAATCGGGCAAAGACGAGGAACTTTCTCTGAGCGCGCGGTTGGCCGCCGATAAGAGTTGGAATCCTCTTCAGGCCTTCGCCGTGATCGTCTTTATCATGCTTTACGCTCCCTGCCTGGCCACGGTGACCTGCATCATCAAGGAGTCCGGCACCTGGAAATGGGGTGTTTTCTCCATGGCGTTCAACACCGCCATCGCGTTCGCGCTGGCGATACTGGTCTATCAGGGCGGGTTGTGGCTGGGAATGGGGACATAG
- the aroB gene encoding 3-dehydroquinate synthase, whose amino-acid sequence MKMTISLPAGGSRLSELIIGPGTLDELPREILTRLGRRRAFWVWDANVRELWGERLPALQLGGAEHSEPILFAASETNKRLSSVEELARRLVEAGADRNSVLVAVGGGVTGDVVGFLASVYMRGIPCHQVPTTLLAQVDSSVGGKTGVDLPEGKNLLGSFHQPEAVWMDPRFLETLPAVELRQGMAEVVKTAMIGDARLWDYLEGHHEAIRRRDPEAVSRIVTACCAFKASVVEADEKEGGYRRILNFGHTIGHALERLSGYRVRHGDAVAVGMAVSAELSRRLGRLPDEAAARLIKLCEAWDLPTRVPSGYDPAAIVAALRSDKKRMGDVLHFILPVRIGEAIDYENLDETLLRRTLTDLSA is encoded by the coding sequence ATGAAGATGACCATTTCCCTTCCCGCGGGCGGCTCCAGGCTCTCGGAGCTCATCATCGGACCGGGGACGCTCGACGAGCTTCCGCGCGAGATCCTCACCCGCCTGGGGCGCCGCAGGGCGTTCTGGGTCTGGGACGCGAACGTCCGGGAGCTGTGGGGCGAACGGTTGCCCGCACTCCAACTGGGCGGCGCAGAACATTCCGAGCCGATTCTGTTTGCGGCGTCCGAAACCAACAAGCGGCTTTCGTCCGTGGAAGAGCTGGCCCGGAGACTGGTCGAGGCCGGCGCGGACAGGAACAGCGTCCTGGTCGCGGTGGGTGGTGGCGTGACGGGTGACGTGGTGGGATTCCTCGCCTCGGTGTACATGCGGGGCATCCCCTGCCACCAGGTACCCACTACTCTTCTCGCGCAGGTGGACAGCAGTGTGGGCGGCAAGACCGGAGTCGATCTGCCGGAAGGCAAGAATCTGCTCGGGAGCTTCCACCAGCCCGAGGCGGTGTGGATGGACCCGCGATTTCTCGAGACGCTGCCCGCCGTCGAGCTGAGGCAGGGCATGGCTGAAGTCGTCAAAACGGCCATGATCGGCGACGCACGGCTGTGGGATTATCTCGAAGGACACCACGAAGCCATCCGGCGTCGCGACCCCGAAGCGGTCAGCCGGATCGTCACGGCATGCTGCGCGTTCAAGGCGAGCGTCGTGGAGGCCGATGAGAAAGAGGGTGGATACCGAAGGATTCTCAACTTCGGACATACCATAGGTCATGCCCTGGAGAGGCTGAGCGGCTACCGGGTGCGTCACGGCGATGCGGTGGCCGTGGGCATGGCCGTCTCGGCGGAGCTGTCCAGGCGCCTGGGCAGGCTTCCTGACGAAGCCGCGGCTCGGCTGATCAAATTGTGCGAGGCGTGGGATTTGCCCACCCGGGTGCCGTCCGGGTACGATCCCGCTGCGATCGTCGCCGCCCTGCGCTCGGACAAGAAACGGATGGGGGATGTCCTGCACTTCATCCTCCCGGTGCGGATCGGCGAGGCGATCGATTACGAAAACCTCGATGAAACATTGCTCAGGCGGACACTGACCGATCTGTCGGCCTGA
- a CDS encoding two-component system sensor histidine kinase NtrB yields the protein MSIPEDKTVELPSEAIIRDILASVTDAVITVDENHNVVYCNQSAEKMFGWRRDEIVGRDVSPLIPDPHHDMHRQYVQRYVDTGIARVIGEARECRGQRKDGTTFPVEISYSLSRTGGHLFFTAVIRDITQRKEMEREVRFMETLADVGKAVAHIGHEIRKPLVLIGGFAGQVERCDSLRASEKDRRKLRIIMDEIKRLETLLSSLRVLTRPPSSSHKSSLSLNAVVESTLELLTPMLKDRKIQLKKDLSADRIMVHGDPNQLEQVFLNLLDNAISALRHSGTVTISSVREKDTARVVVEDDGPGIPEELQERIFDPFFTTKPDGTGLGLPICRNIIRDHGGTLTLHSSTSRGTRFIVELPLSP from the coding sequence ATGTCGATCCCTGAAGACAAGACAGTGGAACTGCCCTCCGAAGCCATCATCCGCGACATACTCGCTTCGGTGACGGACGCGGTGATCACGGTGGACGAGAACCACAACGTGGTTTACTGCAACCAATCGGCGGAGAAGATGTTCGGATGGCGCAGAGATGAAATCGTCGGCCGCGACGTCTCCCCGCTCATTCCCGATCCGCACCACGACATGCATCGACAGTACGTTCAGCGGTATGTGGACACCGGCATTGCCCGAGTGATCGGAGAAGCCAGAGAATGCCGCGGACAGCGTAAGGACGGCACCACCTTTCCGGTGGAGATTTCCTACTCCCTGTCCAGGACCGGCGGGCATCTCTTCTTCACGGCGGTGATTCGCGACATCACACAGAGAAAGGAAATGGAGCGTGAGGTCCGCTTCATGGAAACCCTGGCCGACGTCGGCAAGGCCGTGGCCCACATCGGGCACGAAATCCGCAAGCCGCTGGTGCTCATCGGGGGATTCGCCGGCCAGGTGGAACGATGCGACTCGTTGCGGGCAAGTGAGAAAGACCGTCGCAAGCTGCGCATCATCATGGACGAAATCAAGCGTTTGGAAACGCTTCTGAGCTCCCTCCGGGTGTTGACGCGCCCCCCGTCCTCAAGCCACAAGTCCTCGCTTTCACTGAACGCGGTGGTGGAATCGACCCTCGAACTGCTCACCCCAATGCTCAAGGATCGGAAAATTCAACTGAAAAAAGACCTGAGCGCCGACCGGATCATGGTTCACGGCGATCCGAACCAACTCGAACAGGTTTTCCTCAACCTCCTCGACAACGCCATCAGCGCTCTGCGGCACAGCGGAACCGTCACCATTTCCTCGGTTCGCGAGAAGGACACCGCCCGGGTTGTCGTCGAGGACGACGGACCGGGGATTCCCGAGGAATTGCAGGAGAGAATCTTCGATCCGTTTTTCACCACCAAGCCGGACGGGACCGGCCTCGGTCTGCCCATCTGCCGGAACATCATTCGCGATCACGGCGGAACGCTCACGCTCCATTCAAGCACATCGCGCGGAACCCGGTTCATTGTCGAACTGCCCCTGAGCCCGTAG
- a CDS encoding outer membrane lipoprotein-sorting protein: MTTVNGGHCNTARTIPVVILLLALGISAGLDAYPVLAEELSARDILNKVDDLYRGTSSQGKMTMEVVTEHWKRTLSLEFWSRGKDRSLIRILAPLKEKGTATLRSGSDLWNYLPKVNRVIKLPSSMLSASWMGSHFTNDDLVKGSRFAEDYDFRISFQGMRDGQDVVELTCIPKPQAPVVWGKVEVVVRRSDYLPVATRYYDEGLRLARTMAFTHYRELSGRLLPTVMTLVPRDKPGEKTQIAYDEIRFDVVLSDDVFSLRNLQQ, from the coding sequence ATGACAACGGTGAACGGCGGACACTGCAATACTGCGCGCACGATCCCGGTTGTGATTCTTCTTCTCGCCCTGGGAATTTCGGCCGGGCTGGACGCTTATCCCGTCCTGGCGGAGGAGCTTTCGGCCCGTGACATCCTGAACAAGGTCGACGACCTCTACCGGGGAACTTCGAGCCAGGGAAAGATGACCATGGAGGTCGTCACGGAACATTGGAAAAGGACGCTTTCCCTGGAGTTTTGGAGCCGCGGCAAGGACCGGTCCCTGATCAGAATACTCGCCCCTCTCAAGGAAAAAGGCACCGCCACGCTTCGCTCCGGGAGCGATCTCTGGAACTATCTCCCCAAGGTGAACCGGGTCATCAAGCTGCCGTCTTCGATGCTGTCGGCCTCATGGATGGGCTCCCATTTCACCAACGACGACCTGGTGAAGGGCAGCCGGTTTGCGGAGGACTATGACTTCAGGATCAGCTTCCAGGGGATGCGGGACGGACAGGACGTGGTGGAGCTCACCTGTATTCCCAAGCCCCAGGCTCCGGTCGTCTGGGGCAAGGTGGAGGTCGTCGTGCGGCGCTCGGATTACCTTCCGGTGGCGACACGCTATTACGATGAAGGGCTGCGCCTGGCCCGCACCATGGCGTTCACCCATTACCGGGAGCTCTCGGGCCGGCTCCTGCCCACGGTCATGACCCTGGTTCCCCGGGACAAGCCCGGCGAAAAGACGCAGATCGCCTACGACGAGATCCGCTTCGACGTTGTGTTGAGCGATGACGTGTTCTCGCTCCGGAATCTTCAGCAGTAA